One genomic region from Nostoc sp. UHCC 0926 encodes:
- a CDS encoding bifunctional 3'-5' exonuclease/DNA polymerase yields MNTGLINTNNSSIYTPEYTIVSNVSTLNSALQPLFQAEILAIDCETTELDPLTDSIRLIQIAAPNHPVLLIDLPAIPKSDRPLLKQLLSNSALKIAHNAKFDWQFLTLAGLQPSGQFFDTQLAYKVLTAGLKTSSSLQNITKKLLHIQLDKTQQISDWCKPLKSVQLHYAAVDAAILLDLYPILLKKLKRAKLLKIAQLEFQCMPVVAQMELNGMLFDLSRWQILGAKLEAEKTDALSQLKQLRIASSQMSLLPELTDAVNPNSPQQVLAALQAIGIKINSTNQSKLVSLAAQYPIIQALLSYRRLSKIIGTFTEKLPQHIHPKTGRIHPNYYQLGAKSGRFSCRKPPLQNIPRDQAARSCFIAAPGYKIIKADYSQIELRIMARLSGDTKMCQVYRQGADLHRLTASLVTGKYINEVTEEDRRLAKAINFGLIFGMGAAKLQIYAQVKYEVAMTLEQAKAFRKRFFEAYPGIAKWHENIKRKYIQGIKESRTLANRRRRWVNKPRLSELFNHPVQGLNADINKLAMVKLSTTLAKFRTKLICVRHDEIVLECPETEVDQVSHILHNCMVAAAQKFLSPIPVVIDIKISNSW; encoded by the coding sequence ATGAATACAGGCTTAATAAATACAAATAATTCCAGTATTTATACTCCAGAATATACTATCGTTTCCAATGTTTCAACTCTTAATTCTGCTCTCCAACCTCTGTTTCAGGCAGAAATTTTAGCCATAGATTGTGAAACAACAGAACTTGACCCTCTAACTGATTCTATTAGACTGATTCAAATAGCTGCACCAAACCATCCAGTACTGCTAATTGATTTACCGGCTATTCCCAAAAGCGATCGCCCACTTTTAAAACAACTCCTTAGTAACTCTGCTCTCAAAATTGCACATAATGCCAAGTTCGACTGGCAATTTCTCACACTCGCAGGACTTCAACCCTCTGGTCAATTCTTTGATACCCAACTTGCTTATAAAGTTCTAACCGCAGGATTAAAAACAAGCTCATCCTTACAAAATATAACTAAAAAGCTACTACACATTCAACTAGATAAAACTCAACAAATCAGCGATTGGTGTAAACCTCTTAAATCGGTTCAATTGCACTATGCTGCCGTAGATGCTGCCATATTACTTGACCTTTACCCAATTCTCCTCAAGAAGTTAAAACGGGCAAAGTTACTCAAAATTGCCCAACTGGAATTTCAGTGTATGCCTGTTGTAGCTCAAATGGAACTTAACGGGATGCTATTTGACTTGTCTCGATGGCAGATACTGGGTGCAAAACTAGAAGCTGAAAAAACAGATGCTTTAAGCCAACTCAAGCAACTCCGTATTGCTAGCTCTCAGATGTCATTGCTACCAGAACTGACAGATGCAGTCAACCCGAATTCACCTCAGCAAGTTTTGGCTGCTCTACAAGCTATTGGTATCAAAATCAACTCAACTAATCAAAGTAAATTAGTTTCTTTAGCTGCACAATATCCCATAATTCAAGCATTGCTTTCTTACCGCCGTCTATCCAAAATTATCGGCACTTTTACCGAGAAACTACCCCAGCATATCCACCCCAAAACTGGGAGAATTCATCCCAACTATTATCAATTAGGAGCAAAATCCGGTAGATTTTCTTGCCGCAAACCACCTCTACAAAATATTCCTCGTGATCAAGCAGCTCGTAGCTGCTTCATTGCTGCCCCTGGCTATAAAATTATCAAAGCCGATTACTCCCAAATAGAACTACGAATTATGGCTCGGCTCAGTGGTGATACAAAGATGTGCCAAGTCTATCGCCAGGGGGCTGACTTACATCGATTAACAGCATCTCTAGTAACTGGAAAATATATCAATGAAGTGACTGAGGAAGACCGCAGACTAGCAAAAGCAATAAACTTTGGATTGATTTTCGGTATGGGCGCTGCCAAACTCCAAATTTACGCCCAAGTAAAATATGAGGTGGCAATGACATTAGAACAAGCAAAAGCTTTCAGAAAACGATTCTTTGAAGCTTATCCTGGAATAGCTAAGTGGCATGAAAACATCAAACGTAAATACATCCAAGGCATTAAGGAAAGTCGTACACTAGCAAATAGACGACGGAGATGGGTAAACAAGCCCCGATTATCAGAGCTATTTAATCATCCAGTACAAGGTTTAAATGCCGACATCAACAAATTAGCTATGGTAAAACTTTCAACGACCTTAGCTAAATTCAGAACAAAACTCATCTGTGTAAGACATGATGAAATTGTACTGGAATGTCCAGAGACTGAAGTTGACCAAGTTAGCCACATATTACACAATTGTATGGTTGCTGCTGCCCAAAAGTTTCTTAGCCCTATTCCAGTTGTTATAGATATTAAAATATCAAATAGCTGGTGA
- a CDS encoding GNAT family N-acetyltransferase produces the protein MQRKIELKRGIDNTSVEAYLVDLVQRHVDDYVNDWVESLRLFSQSDKYWDWIFKLRYIDNQENLEGYAIECENKTQGLMIIETQMHGSRLNIGKRLVYVDGIATAPTNRIEIQRPPQFKGVGQALLNFARIRSVELGYEGRIGLHSLPRSEGFYEKQNMLNCGSEEEYDNLVYFEYGVLRRR, from the coding sequence GTGCAGCGAAAAATCGAGTTAAAAAGGGGTATTGACAATACATCTGTTGAAGCCTATTTGGTAGATTTAGTCCAAAGACATGTTGATGATTATGTCAATGATTGGGTAGAAAGCTTAAGGTTATTTAGTCAATCAGATAAATACTGGGACTGGATATTCAAATTAAGATATATTGACAATCAAGAAAATCTTGAAGGTTATGCAATTGAGTGCGAAAACAAAACTCAAGGATTAATGATAATAGAAACACAAATGCATGGTTCTCGGTTAAATATTGGTAAGAGGCTAGTTTATGTTGATGGCATTGCCACTGCCCCTACTAACCGAATCGAGATTCAACGCCCGCCTCAATTCAAAGGTGTTGGTCAAGCACTATTAAATTTCGCAAGAATTAGAAGTGTTGAGCTTGGGTATGAAGGTAGAATTGGGTTGCATTCCTTACCAAGGTCTGAAGGATTTTACGAAAAACAAAACATGTTGAACTGCGGATCTGAAGAAGAATATGATAATTTAGTTTACTTTGAGTATGGTGTATTGAGACGAAGATAA
- a CDS encoding HNH endonuclease: MTKFERTIEHLVPKSLGGSNSLSNLRLACFTCNNSRGNSLLPPQIRNIFELTNRTYE, encoded by the coding sequence ATGACCAAATTTGAAAGAACCATTGAACACTTAGTTCCCAAGAGTCTGGGCGGCTCTAATAGTCTCTCGAATTTGCGTTTGGCTTGTTTCACTTGCAATAATTCCCGTGGGAACAGTCTATTACCTCCACAAATTAGAAATATTTTTGAACTTACAAATAGAACTTATGAATAG
- a CDS encoding DUF1822 family protein, with amino-acid sequence MNSTTSPLLMVPLDLEIHSRARHLAAQQSTVEKGKRVYLNALAVYAVHSYLKWLQIPTNFNSSDSWNPVKVALLNVADLVIPNVGTLECSPVLPQETVILLPDTIENRIGYVAIQFQESLDSVQLLGFTPAVNEVNPPAQIAVSELQPIESLLQQITRLEVAIAFLQTDDSVAVQVRSVLDNKPLSEIVAQFELLYRTGDEFEWRYAGGEILAGDTRAVGATRETIQQDDSELQDLAEMLLEKLAEIWGDVA; translated from the coding sequence ATGAACAGCACAACTTCCCCCTTGTTAATGGTTCCGCTAGATTTAGAAATTCATTCTAGAGCAAGACATTTAGCCGCTCAACAAAGCACAGTAGAAAAAGGTAAGCGAGTTTATTTGAATGCGTTAGCAGTTTACGCAGTCCATAGCTATTTAAAATGGTTGCAAATACCAACAAATTTTAATTCATCAGATTCTTGGAATCCAGTTAAAGTAGCTTTATTAAATGTAGCTGATTTGGTAATTCCAAATGTGGGGACATTAGAATGCAGTCCAGTTTTACCCCAAGAAACTGTCATTTTATTACCAGATACTATAGAAAATAGGATTGGCTATGTAGCTATACAGTTTCAGGAAAGCCTAGATTCAGTGCAGCTATTGGGATTTACACCAGCCGTTAATGAAGTGAATCCGCCTGCACAGATAGCAGTGTCAGAACTCCAGCCGATTGAGTCTCTCCTACAGCAAATTACTCGTCTTGAAGTTGCGATCGCTTTTCTGCAAACTGATGACTCGGTGGCAGTACAAGTACGTTCTGTATTAGACAACAAACCTTTATCAGAGATTGTGGCACAGTTTGAGCTTCTTTACCGAACTGGCGATGAATTTGAGTGGCGCTACGCCGGAGGGGAAATATTAGCTGGAGATACTCGCGCTGTTGGTGCTACTCGTGAAACAATTCAGCAAGATGATAGCGAATTACAAGATTTAGCCGAAATGCTATTGGAGAAATTAGCAGAAATTTGGGGAGATGTTGCGTAG
- a CDS encoding CHAT domain-containing protein, producing the protein MAKGFGYQKSPDFTQRQKAYFKLIKQLLNCPSGREMKILRKHAHLVDAGFVETLEMVAQIRFNQGDIRSAYFLRNLAHWLGEELELYIDEPSATDNPIRPPAFLGEILWAIAQNKNNPQAVYPLLKANLDQLNDNFYKQFNYWINFSLLNNVPTTEKLALTKGIVDFCIMLWAFPFGNRAINLEISITGLEAATKIFTRQIVPEIWANIQLNLAPAYRHRIRGNRADNQEKAIAACNNGLLIYTSDSFIKEWASLQSNLGLVYTDRIIGDKAENIEKSISCYEAALKVVNRAQLPELWGTLQNNLGNAYLFRIQGDKAQNLEKAIACYQVALQVRTRSASPYYWASSQHNLANAYTQRILGNKQKNLEKAISSYINALEVYTVSDYPERWAGTKTTLGNAYWETDKFTEALECLRAALQVFTPTKFPRDCIQTGLILGKTALAAGMKAEAFAGYAVAIEAVEQSRLWAGISHKQEIPEEILAYTNMVVFCITNGQRDKAREYAERSGSQHLLNFFDTDEFQQISSNSQFIEQVLQATSESNGDSQAVYQILENNLNQLDEQFVQYLQRLEDVCKEMTSGQAIQLAATILSFSNLIREFPQGDTAINLRIAATGYEVAASVFSKKDFPEQWEQIEDASRELFQIQLFEAVFKNLDKNLENPKAVVYPLLEANKHKLDERFATVLRLKTEAMLSEAPPEYAQGLAASLAGLSFLIKEFRQGSEASNLEIAITGYEVASKVLTYETCPQQWVICQLMLGNAYHRRIKGEQAENLEQSLSYLHNALQVCNRKQFPELWAGIHSNLVITYGYRIRGDQVENAELAIKAGETAMQVFTRDQDPEQWAQIQNNLGIVYRDACGGQSQRILGDKAENLEKAIACYQNALSIRTREDFPELWAQTQMNLASAYRHRLRGDAAENVEIAIAANQSALQVYTKAAFPQGWAEVHMNLANAYLHRIHGDRSENLEKAIAAHKGALQVFTKDESPRQWAMTQMNLGNVFLEQEQIEAAITSYRSALKIFTPTAFPNECLKVGQNLGNTAFDIGDWAEAIRGYSVAIEAVETSRIWVNSESRRQEILANSLHIYQNMVQACINNKQLNKAVEYVERSRSKRLVDLMASNDLYSDGEIPTEIQQYLQDFEAIQRQIDNELRHHYNSSNLDGNKLGKSAHSRAAIEAYNETIADLEAEKQQIWEQMRRLDPVLAGQIQVSPMNLSSIQQLIKVPTTAILSFYTTSNDTHIFIIRQNQITLHTCTELGFETLQSSILTHWLGQYVDHKDTWKEQFSFLIAELAEVLKLNDLIAQHLKNIDELILVPHLALHQIPFAALPIAESQYLGDKFLIRYVPSCQILEFCHNRPSVSSLMNYGIVEDATEDLPYASWEGEQLANLYDIPDNQRLKGSQEASVSNYRQLIQKVQVIHSSHHARSRLDNPLESVLILGDGYITLSQLLTPSWRTPQLEDVFLSCCETGLGMAQITDDILTLSTGFLCAGAKSVISTLWAVDDLATALFSLFYYQSRHQGNKRLQSIRQAQFELRTLTGETLTTIYKPKLSSFLTQKLKETETQRKKTKKERDIHPQDSQMYQQRDEEYKKYAQIGNRIYDAKQYLESFCGGSKPFSHPYYWAAFTCAGLN; encoded by the coding sequence ATGGCTAAAGGATTCGGTTATCAAAAATCACCAGATTTTACTCAACGCCAAAAAGCTTATTTCAAGCTGATTAAACAGCTACTCAACTGTCCTAGTGGCAGGGAAATGAAGATTCTCAGGAAACACGCACACTTAGTTGATGCTGGGTTTGTAGAAACTTTGGAAATGGTAGCTCAAATCCGGTTTAACCAAGGAGATATTCGTTCTGCTTACTTTTTGAGAAATTTAGCTCATTGGCTAGGTGAAGAACTGGAATTATACATAGATGAGCCTTCAGCAACAGATAATCCTATCAGACCTCCGGCTTTTTTGGGTGAAATATTGTGGGCGATCGCTCAAAATAAAAACAATCCACAAGCCGTTTATCCTCTACTTAAAGCTAACTTAGATCAACTCAATGATAATTTTTATAAACAGTTTAATTACTGGATAAACTTTAGCCTATTGAACAATGTACCAACAACAGAAAAATTAGCATTAACAAAAGGTATTGTTGATTTCTGTATTATGCTTTGGGCATTTCCCTTTGGAAACAGGGCAATTAACTTAGAAATTAGCATTACTGGCTTAGAAGCTGCTACCAAAATTTTTACCCGTCAGATTGTCCCAGAAATTTGGGCTAATATCCAATTAAATTTAGCACCAGCCTACCGCCATCGGATTCGAGGAAATCGCGCCGATAACCAAGAAAAGGCAATTGCTGCTTGTAATAATGGCTTGCTTATCTACACCAGCGACAGTTTTATCAAAGAGTGGGCGAGTCTGCAAAGTAATCTCGGTCTTGTCTATACTGACAGAATTATAGGAGACAAAGCTGAAAATATCGAAAAGTCAATTTCTTGCTATGAAGCTGCTTTAAAAGTTGTTAACCGCGCTCAACTTCCTGAACTTTGGGGTACTCTTCAAAATAATTTGGGGAATGCGTACCTTTTTAGAATTCAAGGCGATAAAGCACAGAATTTAGAAAAGGCGATCGCTTGTTATCAAGTCGCGCTACAAGTACGTACCCGTTCGGCATCGCCCTATTATTGGGCTAGTAGCCAACATAACCTAGCCAATGCCTACACTCAAAGGATTCTGGGTAATAAACAAAAGAATCTAGAAAAGGCAATTTCGTCATATATTAACGCCTTAGAAGTTTACACCGTTTCTGATTATCCTGAACGATGGGCAGGAACAAAAACCACTCTAGGAAATGCTTATTGGGAAACAGATAAATTTACTGAGGCACTTGAATGTCTCCGTGCTGCCTTGCAAGTCTTCACTCCCACCAAATTTCCCAGAGATTGCATACAAACCGGATTAATTTTAGGTAAAACAGCCTTGGCTGCTGGCATGAAAGCAGAAGCTTTTGCAGGTTATGCTGTTGCCATTGAAGCTGTTGAACAAAGCCGACTTTGGGCAGGTATTTCTCATAAACAAGAAATTCCAGAAGAGATACTTGCCTACACAAATATGGTGGTATTTTGCATTACTAATGGGCAACGAGATAAAGCCAGGGAGTATGCCGAACGTTCTGGTTCTCAACACCTTTTAAACTTTTTCGATACTGATGAATTTCAACAAATTTCCTCAAATTCACAATTTATTGAGCAGGTATTACAAGCAACAAGCGAAAGCAATGGTGACTCACAAGCTGTATATCAAATACTAGAAAATAACCTAAATCAATTAGACGAACAATTTGTTCAGTACTTGCAAAGGCTTGAGGATGTTTGCAAAGAGATGACATCAGGGCAAGCCATTCAACTTGCTGCAACTATTTTAAGTTTTAGCAATTTAATTCGAGAGTTTCCCCAAGGCGATACAGCAATTAACTTAAGAATTGCTGCTACAGGTTATGAGGTAGCAGCTAGTGTTTTTTCTAAGAAAGATTTTCCTGAACAATGGGAACAGATTGAAGATGCGAGCCGCGAACTATTTCAGATTCAGCTATTTGAAGCAGTTTTCAAGAACCTAGACAAGAACCTAGAAAATCCTAAAGCTGTTGTATACCCATTACTGGAAGCAAATAAACACAAACTTGATGAACGCTTTGCGACTGTATTGCGTTTGAAGACAGAAGCCATGCTGTCTGAAGCACCGCCAGAATATGCACAAGGTCTTGCTGCAAGCCTTGCTGGTTTGAGCTTTCTGATTAAAGAATTTCGACAGGGTAGTGAGGCGAGCAATTTAGAGATTGCCATTACAGGTTACGAAGTTGCTTCTAAAGTATTGACTTACGAAACTTGTCCACAACAGTGGGTCATATGTCAATTGATGCTGGGCAATGCTTACCACCGTCGAATAAAAGGTGAGCAAGCAGAAAACCTGGAACAATCCCTTTCTTACTTGCACAATGCTTTACAAGTCTGTAACCGTAAGCAGTTTCCCGAACTTTGGGCAGGAATTCATAGTAATTTGGTCATTACTTATGGTTATAGAATTCGTGGCGATCAAGTAGAGAATGCAGAACTAGCAATCAAGGCTGGTGAAACTGCGATGCAGGTTTTCACACGCGATCAAGATCCTGAACAATGGGCGCAAATACAAAACAATCTAGGCATTGTTTACCGCGATGCCTGCGGCGGGCAAAGCCAACGCATTTTAGGAGACAAAGCTGAGAATTTAGAAAAAGCGATCGCTTGTTATCAAAATGCCCTTTCCATTCGTACTCGTGAAGACTTCCCAGAACTTTGGGCGCAAACTCAAATGAATCTGGCATCTGCCTATCGTCACAGACTCAGAGGTGATGCAGCAGAAAATGTGGAAATAGCGATCGCTGCTAATCAATCTGCTTTACAAGTCTACACAAAAGCAGCCTTTCCCCAAGGTTGGGCAGAAGTACACATGAATTTGGCTAATGCCTATCTTCACCGAATTCATGGGGATAGGAGCGAAAATTTAGAAAAGGCGATCGCTGCTCATAAAGGAGCTTTACAAGTCTTCACCAAAGATGAATCTCCCCGACAATGGGCTATGACTCAGATGAATTTAGGAAATGTCTTCTTGGAACAAGAACAAATAGAAGCAGCAATTACCTCTTATCGTTCAGCTTTAAAAATCTTCACTCCCACTGCTTTTCCTAACGAATGCCTAAAAGTAGGGCAAAACCTGGGAAACACTGCTTTTGACATTGGTGATTGGGCTGAAGCTATTAGGGGTTATAGTGTGGCGATTGAAGCTGTAGAAACCAGTCGCATTTGGGTAAATTCCGAGTCACGCCGCCAAGAAATTTTAGCTAATTCTCTCCATATTTACCAAAATATGGTACAAGCTTGTATTAATAATAAACAACTGAATAAAGCTGTTGAATATGTCGAACGTTCTCGCTCAAAACGACTCGTAGATTTAATGGCAAGTAATGACCTTTATTCAGATGGGGAAATTCCTACCGAAATTCAACAGTATTTACAAGATTTTGAAGCTATACAACGGCAAATTGATAATGAACTAAGACACCATTATAATAGCAGCAACTTGGATGGTAATAAACTCGGTAAAAGCGCACATAGTCGGGCTGCTATCGAAGCTTATAACGAAACTATTGCAGATTTGGAAGCTGAAAAACAGCAAATTTGGGAACAAATGCGCCGTCTAGATCCTGTCCTGGCTGGTCAAATTCAAGTAAGTCCCATGAATTTGTCATCGATACAGCAGCTAATTAAAGTACCTACAACAGCTATTCTGAGCTTTTATACTACCTCGAATGACACCCATATCTTTATCATCCGGCAGAATCAAATTACTTTGCACACTTGTACGGAATTAGGATTTGAAACTTTACAATCATCGATTTTAACTCACTGGTTAGGACAATATGTTGATCACAAAGATACTTGGAAAGAGCAATTTAGTTTTTTAATAGCAGAACTAGCTGAAGTCTTAAAATTAAATGATTTAATTGCACAACATCTGAAAAATATTGATGAATTGATTCTTGTTCCTCATCTGGCATTACATCAAATCCCTTTTGCTGCTTTACCAATAGCAGAAAGTCAATATCTGGGAGATAAATTTTTAATTCGTTATGTTCCTAGCTGCCAAATTTTAGAATTTTGTCACAACCGTCCCTCAGTCAGTAGTCTTATGAACTACGGTATTGTTGAAGATGCTACTGAAGATTTACCCTACGCTAGTTGGGAAGGAGAACAACTAGCAAATTTGTATGATATTCCTGATAATCAACGTTTAAAAGGTAGTCAAGAAGCTAGTGTCAGCAACTATCGTCAACTGATACAAAAAGTTCAAGTAATTCATTCTAGTCATCATGCGCGTTCGCGGCTCGATAATCCTCTAGAATCAGTATTAATTTTAGGAGATGGCTATATTACATTAAGTCAGTTATTAACTCCAAGTTGGCGCACTCCTCAGTTAGAAGATGTATTTCTATCTTGCTGCGAAACTGGTTTAGGTATGGCTCAAATAACTGACGATATTCTCACTCTTTCAACAGGTTTTCTTTGTGCTGGCGCTAAAAGTGTTATCAGTACACTCTGGGCAGTAGATGACTTGGCAACAGCACTATTTTCACTATTTTACTATCAATCCCGACATCAGGGAAACAAACGACTGCAATCAATTAGGCAAGCTCAATTTGAACTGCGTACCCTTACAGGTGAAACTCTTACCACCATTTACAAACCTAAGTTAAGTTCTTTTTTAACGCAGAAACTTAAGGAAACCGAAACGCAGCGTAAAAAAACTAAAAAAGAACGGGATATTCATCCACAAGATTCTCAAATGTATCAGCAACGCGATGAAGAATATAAAAAATATGCCCAAATCGGAAACCGGATTTATGACGCAAAACAATATTTAGAATCTTTTTGTGGAGGGTCTAAACCTTTCTCTCACCCTTATTATTGGGCAGCTTTCACCTGTGCCGGGTTAAATTGA
- a CDS encoding tyrosine-type recombinase/integrase, whose translation MENLPVLSVESLAVEVVTLPLDEARVALVDYYFPNRQRINSTQQLIELWVHSVTIKSDQTRRAYRQIGYELADYMQSRFGISDFRMVTLFHLHANLAWLKDEKPVRGQKNTYGISKNTAAKYTAAIKSLWEWGTRASIGYFAIDLGKDLSIQWDDKLAERILSEREIAKLEKAAIEVDLQHNTNKMHWLLLTLVFYSGVRAGEIARQTSDYGKRIVTPGLFWRQFREDGDCLLLTVTGKRNKTRTISLDPETSAVLLDYRGDASNDQPVFPSPSRRDRGKPLSDRGLRLMMAEISASAGIKFSAHFLRHTHATLAKKNGASDFDLQADLGHASPATTAKYIHHVGRVGTSHALRKKSKHR comes from the coding sequence ATGGAAAATTTACCTGTATTAAGCGTGGAATCACTTGCTGTGGAGGTGGTGACTCTACCGCTTGATGAAGCCCGGGTTGCGCTTGTGGATTATTATTTTCCCAACCGCCAGAGAATTAATTCGACACAGCAGCTAATTGAGCTATGGGTGCATTCTGTCACTATTAAAAGCGACCAAACGCGACGGGCATATCGGCAAATTGGTTATGAGCTTGCTGATTATATGCAGTCGCGGTTTGGGATATCTGATTTTAGGATGGTAACGTTATTCCATCTACACGCAAATCTTGCTTGGCTAAAGGATGAAAAGCCAGTACGGGGGCAGAAAAATACTTATGGAATTAGTAAAAATACGGCAGCTAAATACACTGCGGCGATTAAAAGTTTGTGGGAGTGGGGTACTAGAGCTTCTATTGGTTATTTTGCTATCGACTTGGGCAAGGACTTAAGTATCCAATGGGACGATAAGCTCGCAGAGCGCATTCTGTCGGAACGCGAGATTGCTAAGTTGGAAAAAGCGGCGATTGAAGTAGATTTGCAACACAACACTAATAAGATGCATTGGCTGCTGTTGACTCTCGTCTTTTACAGTGGGGTGAGGGCGGGAGAAATTGCGCGGCAAACTTCTGATTATGGTAAGCGCATAGTTACACCGGGGTTATTTTGGCGGCAGTTTCGGGAGGATGGAGATTGTCTGTTATTAACTGTGACGGGGAAACGAAATAAAACCAGAACTATTAGTCTCGATCCGGAGACGAGTGCGGTGCTACTGGATTACCGTGGCGATGCCAGCAATGATCAGCCGGTGTTTCCTAGTCCCAGTCGGCGGGATAGGGGTAAACCTCTAAGCGATCGCGGATTGCGGTTGATGATGGCGGAAATTTCTGCTAGTGCGGGAATTAAGTTCAGTGCCCACTTTCTGCGCCACACTCATGCGACGCTGGCTAAGAAAAATGGAGCTTCTGATTTTGACTTGCAGGCAGATTTGGGCCATGCCTCCCCTGCGACGACTGCAAAGTACATTCACCATGTCGGGCGTGTTGGAACTTCTCACGCACTGCGTAAAAAAAGCAAACATCGGTAA
- a CDS encoding four helix bundle protein, which translates to MVKELVRKHQDLEIYKMAFDMAMQIFELSKKFPVEERYSLTDQIRRSSRSVCANLAEAWRKRRYEAAFIAKLNDCVRGACRRQAEAAETQTWIEFSVKCGYLDVEIGRELYGTYNQILSGLVNMINHSESWLMKH; encoded by the coding sequence ATGGTTAAAGAACTGGTTAGAAAGCATCAAGATTTAGAAATTTATAAGATGGCATTTGATATGGCGATGCAAATTTTTGAATTATCGAAAAAGTTTCCTGTGGAGGAAAGGTATTCGCTTACCGATCAAATTCGTCGTTCATCCCGTTCTGTGTGTGCGAATTTAGCTGAGGCATGGAGGAAGCGTCGATATGAGGCAGCTTTCATCGCTAAATTGAATGACTGTGTTCGCGGAGCGTGTCGTAGACAAGCAGAAGCAGCCGAAACTCAAACCTGGATAGAGTTTAGTGTTAAATGTGGTTACTTGGATGTTGAGATTGGTCGAGAACTCTACGGAACCTATAACCAGATTTTGAGTGGATTAGTCAATATGATTAATCATTCGGAATCTTGGTTGATGAAGCACTAA
- a CDS encoding AIPR family protein translates to MPKNWIIKVDNYFHANPNCIIATAHVDTFPTNLPLEPNIREPNRKSATYRQIFDSLTTEPVKFFSRHSGIVLSANKVKPSKNKTELELEVLEANEGGSDGIINGGHTVLAFEQAKNYKYDLSLARVKVTIHIGLQEEEAKDIALASNTTSLVDSRSKVNARGDYKFIKQYLAQLERAEDRKFRIAYYQNQSGAPRNAQCNVNHLFKLLNCLDRNRYNPDGNKRSKHPTGTNTPSQITDIERERLTLLLPLLPKALWIEQRLYEIIQEHISNPKRKGVNDLASIDTRKSTLLPDSKYSFGFGAPTDLALPIIASYRVFLDQDYNWIIPFDEFAENFLQHLWGNYYRKYLISEKTAGNTVGTKICRNQEIWESLYISAQSYLNQHLVKIVNSAKREELTLTQG, encoded by the coding sequence ATGCCGAAAAACTGGATTATTAAAGTAGACAACTATTTCCATGCAAACCCCAATTGCATCATCGCCACCGCCCATGTGGACACGTTTCCCACAAACCTACCCCTAGAACCCAACATCCGGGAACCTAACCGCAAAAGTGCAACCTACAGACAAATCTTCGACTCACTGACGACCGAACCTGTAAAATTCTTCTCTCGTCACAGTGGAATCGTTCTGTCAGCCAATAAAGTTAAGCCTAGCAAAAACAAAACCGAACTGGAACTAGAAGTTTTAGAAGCTAACGAGGGGGGTAGCGATGGCATTATCAATGGAGGTCACACAGTTTTAGCATTTGAGCAAGCTAAAAATTACAAATATGACCTCAGCCTTGCCAGAGTCAAAGTTACCATCCACATCGGACTCCAGGAAGAGGAGGCTAAAGATATCGCTCTCGCATCCAATACCACATCGCTAGTGGATTCTCGCTCCAAAGTCAACGCCAGGGGAGATTACAAATTTATCAAGCAGTATTTAGCCCAGTTAGAAAGAGCAGAAGATAGAAAATTTAGAATAGCCTATTACCAAAACCAAAGCGGCGCTCCTAGAAATGCCCAGTGTAATGTTAACCACTTGTTCAAGCTTCTAAACTGCCTCGACAGAAATAGATACAATCCCGACGGCAATAAACGAAGCAAGCACCCTACAGGTACGAACACCCCAAGCCAAATCACAGACATTGAGAGAGAAAGATTAACTCTTCTATTGCCTCTACTTCCCAAAGCTCTGTGGATAGAGCAAAGACTGTACGAAATCATCCAAGAACATATCAGCAACCCCAAAAGAAAGGGTGTCAACGATTTAGCATCAATTGATACACGCAAAAGTACCCTTCTCCCCGACAGCAAGTACTCGTTTGGGTTTGGTGCGCCAACTGACCTCGCACTACCCATAATTGCATCCTATCGCGTATTCCTAGACCAAGACTATAACTGGATTATTCCTTTTGACGAATTCGCCGAAAACTTTCTCCAACACCTGTGGGGTAACTATTACCGTAAATACTTGATATCGGAAAAAACAGCAGGAAATACAGTGGGGACTAAAATTTGTCGCAATCAAGAAATTTGGGAAAGTCTGTACATTTCGGCCCAAAGTTATTTAAACCAGCATTTGGTGAAAATTGTCAATTCCGCCAAGCGTGAAGAATTAACGCTCACACAAGGCTAA